Proteins encoded in a region of the Globicephala melas chromosome 1, mGloMel1.2, whole genome shotgun sequence genome:
- the GLRX2 gene encoding glutaredoxin 2 isoform X1, protein MCRRRAALVGTRLVRSGSRSAGRLQGAAGVSASGMGNSTSSSLGNTATTPMNQIQEIISNNCVVIFSKTSCSYCTMAKTLFHDMSVNYKVVELDMLEHGSQLQDALHEMTGERTVPRIFVNGTFIGGATDTHRLHKEGKLLPLVHQCYPKKSTAGLEKQTEDQNVRRKEF, encoded by the exons ATGTGCAGGCGCCGCGCAGCACTGGTGGGGACGCGGCTTGTCCGGAGCGGGAGCAGGTCGGCGGGCCGGCTCCAGGGGGCAGCGGGAGTTTCGGCCTCTGG gATGGGGAACAGCACATCGTCATCTTTGGGGAACACAGCAACTACTCCCATGAATCAGATCCAA GAAATCATTTCTAATAATTGTGTGGTGATTTTCTCCAAAACTTCTTGTTCTTACTGTACGATGGCAAAAACACTTTTTCACGACATGAGTGTAAACTATAAAGTGGTGGAATTGGACATGCTTGAACACGGAAGCCAGTTACAAGACGCTCTTCACGAAATGACCGGTGAAAGAACT GTGCCAAGAATATTTGTCAATGGAACTTTTATTGGCGGTGCAACTGACACTCACAGGCTTCACAAAGAAGGGAAATTGCTTCCACTAGTTCACCAGTGTTATCCAAAAAAAA GTACAGCAGGACtagaaaagcaaacagaagacCAAAATGTCagaagaaaggaattttaa
- the GLRX2 gene encoding glutaredoxin 2 isoform X2 yields the protein MCRRRAALVGTRLVRSGSRSAGRLQGAAGVSASGMGNSTSSSLGNTATTPMNQIQEIISNNCVVIFSKTSCSYCTMAKTLFHDMSVNYKVVELDMLEHGSQLQDALHEMTGERTVPRIFVNGTFIGGATDTHRLHKEGKLLPLVHQCYPKKKQRQDGHVQQRSRYQ from the exons ATGTGCAGGCGCCGCGCAGCACTGGTGGGGACGCGGCTTGTCCGGAGCGGGAGCAGGTCGGCGGGCCGGCTCCAGGGGGCAGCGGGAGTTTCGGCCTCTGG gATGGGGAACAGCACATCGTCATCTTTGGGGAACACAGCAACTACTCCCATGAATCAGATCCAA GAAATCATTTCTAATAATTGTGTGGTGATTTTCTCCAAAACTTCTTGTTCTTACTGTACGATGGCAAAAACACTTTTTCACGACATGAGTGTAAACTATAAAGTGGTGGAATTGGACATGCTTGAACACGGAAGCCAGTTACAAGACGCTCTTCACGAAATGACCGGTGAAAGAACT GTGCCAAGAATATTTGTCAATGGAACTTTTATTGGCGGTGCAACTGACACTCACAGGCTTCACAAAGAAGGGAAATTGCTTCCACTAGTTCACCAGTGTTATCCAAAAAAAA
- the GLRX2 gene encoding glutaredoxin 2 isoform X3, with the protein MCRRRAALVGTRLVRSGSRSAGRLQGAAGVSASGMGNSTSSSLGNTATTPMNQIQEIISNNCVVIFSKTSCSYCTMAKTLFHDMSVNYKVVELDMLEHGSQLQDALHEMTGERTVPRIFVNGTFIGGATDTHRLHKEGKLLPLVHQCYPKKSKRKEF; encoded by the exons ATGTGCAGGCGCCGCGCAGCACTGGTGGGGACGCGGCTTGTCCGGAGCGGGAGCAGGTCGGCGGGCCGGCTCCAGGGGGCAGCGGGAGTTTCGGCCTCTGG gATGGGGAACAGCACATCGTCATCTTTGGGGAACACAGCAACTACTCCCATGAATCAGATCCAA GAAATCATTTCTAATAATTGTGTGGTGATTTTCTCCAAAACTTCTTGTTCTTACTGTACGATGGCAAAAACACTTTTTCACGACATGAGTGTAAACTATAAAGTGGTGGAATTGGACATGCTTGAACACGGAAGCCAGTTACAAGACGCTCTTCACGAAATGACCGGTGAAAGAACT GTGCCAAGAATATTTGTCAATGGAACTTTTATTGGCGGTGCAACTGACACTCACAGGCTTCACAAAGAAGGGAAATTGCTTCCACTAGTTCACCAGTGTTATCCAAAAAAAAGTAAGAGGAAAGAATTTTAG